Proteins encoded by one window of Molothrus aeneus isolate 106 chromosome 16, BPBGC_Maene_1.0, whole genome shotgun sequence:
- the DRG2 gene encoding developmentally-regulated GTP-binding protein 2: MGILEKISEIEKEIARTQKNKATEYHLGLLKAKLAKYRAQLLEPSKSPAAKGEGFDVMKSGDARVALIGFPSVGKSTFLSLMTSTASEAASYEFTTLTCIPGVIEYKGANIQLLDLPGIIEGAAQGKGRGRQVIAVARTADVVIMMLDATKGEVQRALLEKELESVGIRLNKSKPNIYFKPKKGGGISFNSTVTLTQCSEKLVQLILHEYKIFNAEVLFREDCSPDEFIDVIVGNRVYMPCLYVYNKIDQISMEEVDRLARRPHSVVISCGMKLNLDYLLEKLWEYLALTCIYTKKRGQRPDFTDAIILRKGASVEHVCHRIHRSLASQFKYALVWGTSTKYSPQRVGLTHMMEHEDVIQIVKK, from the exons ATGGGCATCCTAGAGAAGATCTCGGAGATCGAGAAGGAGATCGCTCGCACGCAGAAGAACAAAG CCACTGAGTACCACCTGGGCCTGCTGAAGGCAAAGCTTGCAAAAtacagagctcagctgctggaaCCTTCCAAATCCCCGGCTGCCAAGGGCGAGGGCTTCGATGTGATGAAATCAGGAGATGCCCGGGTGGCTCTGATTGGATTTCCTTCTGTGGGGAAG TCCACGTTTCTGAGTTTAATGACCTCGACTGCCAGCGAAGCAGCATCCTACGAGTTCACCACGCTGACCTGCATCCCTGGAGTCATAGAG TACAAAGGAGCCAATATTCAGCTGCTGGATCTGCCTGGAATCATCGAAGGAGCAGCTCAAG ggaagggcagaggcCGGCAGGTGATCGCCGTGGCCAGGACAGCAGATGTTGTTATCATGATGCTGGATGCCACCAAGGGTGAGGTGCAGAG ggccttGCTGGAGAAGGAACTGGAATCTGTAGGAATCAGGCTGAACAAGAGCAAACCAAATATCTACTTCAAG CCCAAGAAAGGTGGAGGCATCTCCTTCAACTCCACTGTCACATTGACTCAGTGCTCTGAGAAGCTGGTTCAGCTCATCCTCCATGAATACA AAATCTTCAACGCTGAGGTCCTGTTCAGAGAGGATTGTTCCCCTGATGAGTTCATTGATGTGATTGTAGGAAACAGGGTCTACATGCCATGCCTCTAT GTTTATAACAAGATTGACCAGATATCCATGGAGGAGGTGGATCGTCTTGCTCGGAGGCCCCACAGTGTTGTCATCAG CTGTGGCATGAAGCTGAACCTGGACTACTTGCTGGAGAAGCTCTGGGAGTACCTGGCACTCACCTGCATCTACACCAAGAAAAGGGGAC AGAGACCAGACTTTACAGATGCCATTATTCTACGGAAAGGAGCCTCTGTGGAACATGTG TGCCATCGGATTCACAGATCATTAGCCAGCCAGTTCAAATATGCCTTGGTGTGG GGGACAAGCACAAAGTACAGCCCTCAAAGAGTGGGCTTAACCCATATGATGGAGCATGAAGATGTCATTCAGATTGTAAAGAAGTAA
- the ATPAF2 gene encoding ATP synthase mitochondrial F1 complex assembly factor 2 codes for MSSVAMWRGCRRLWWAHSPPARLPRPPPADAGSGPVGSCGRRAYAPPAERKRFYQNVSISQGEGGFEINLDHRKLKTPQAKLFTVPSEALAIAVATEWDSQKDTIKFYTMHLTTLCNTALDNPTQRNKTQLIRAAVKFLETDTVCYRVEEPPALAELQKNEWDPVVAWVEKRYNVTIGSSTSILGPNIPASTKETFVSHLASYNMWALQGIEFVITQLKSLILSMSLIDRHITVEKAVLLSRLEEEYQIRRWGNVEWAHDYDLCELRARTAAGTLFVHLCSESSTVKHKLLQD; via the exons ATGTCGTCTGTCGCGATGTGGCGCGGCTGTCGCCGGCTGTGGTGGGCCCACTCCCCGCCCGCTCGGCTCCCACGACCGCCTCCTGCAGATGCTGGGAGCGGCCCGGTGGGGTCATGCGGGCGCCGGGCCTATGCCCCGCCGGCAG AGAGGAAGAGGTTCTACCAGAATGTGAGCATCTCACAGGGGGAAG GAGGCTTTGAAATAAACCTGGACCACCGAAAGCTGAAAACGCCCCAGGCCAAGCTCTTCACTGTGCCCAGCGAGGCCTTGGCCATTGCAGTGGCAACAGAGTGGGATTCCCAGAAAGACACCATCAAGTTCTACACCATGCACCTG ACCACTCTGTGCAACACGGCGCTGGACAATCCCACGCAGCGAAACAAAACGCAGCTGATCCGAGCAGCTGTGAAGTTCCTGGAGACAGACACGGTCTG CTATCGTGTGGAGGAGCCTCCAGCCTTGGCAGAGCTACAGAAGAATGAATGGGATCCCGTGGTAGCCTGGGTTGAGAAAAG GTACAATGTGACAATTGGCTCCTCGACCAGCATCCTGGGGCCAAACATTCCAGCCAGCACCAAGGAGACCTTTGTCAGCCATCTGGCATCCTACAACATGTGGGCCCTGCAAG GTATAGAATTTGTAATCACCCAGCTGAAATCGCTGATTCTGTCCATGAGCCTGATTGACAGGCACATTACAGTAGAGAAAGCTGTGCTTCTGTCTCGCCTGGAGGAAGAATACCAG ATACGGCGCTGGGGCAACGTGGAGTGGGCCCATGACTACGACCTGTGTGAGCTGCGTGCCCGCACTGCAGCTGGGACTCTCTTTGTTCACCTCTGCTCAGAGAGCTCAACTGTAAAACACAAGCTCTTGCAGGActga
- the GID4 gene encoding glucose-induced degradation protein 4 homolog, whose product MGARGGAARRPRPSGGRGVRERSEAERAASPGRTPAPATLAPGDPPEMPVRSERRRAGGAGGSASSAATGAAASSLVPPPPINTAQPGVATSLLYSGAKFRGQQRSKGNAYEVEVVMQHVDMENSYLCGYLKIKGLTEEYPTLTTFFEGEIISKKHPFLTRKWDADEDVDRKHWGKFQAFYQYAKTFNSDDFDYEDLKNGDYVFMRWKEQFLVPDHTIKDISGASFAGFYYICFQKSAASIEGYYYHRSSEWYQSLNLTHVPEHSAPIYEFR is encoded by the exons ATGGGAGCGCGCGGAGGCGCTGCCAGGAGGCCCCGACCCAGCGGCGGCCGAGGCGTGAGGGAGCGGAGCGAAGCGGAGCGGGCGGCGTCCCCCGGCCGCACCCCGGCCCCGGCCACGCTGGCGCCCGGGGACCCCCCCGAGATGCCGGTTCGGAGCGAGAGGCGCCGCGCTGGAGGGGCGGGGGGCTCGGCCTCCTCCGCTGCCACCGGAGCGGCCGCCAGCAGCCTGGTGCCGCCGCCCCCCATCAACACGGCGCAGCCTGGAGTGGCCACTTCGCTTCTCTACAGCGGGGCCAAGTTCCGCGGGCAGCAGCGCAGCAAAGGCAACGCCTACGAGGTGGAGGTCGTCATGCAG CATGTGGATATGGAAAACTCCTATCTCTGTGGATACTTGAAGATTAAAGGCCTTACAGAG GAGTACCCAACCCTCACCACGTTTTTCGAGGGTGAGATAATCAGTAAGAAACACCCGTTCCTAACGCGCAAGTGGGACGCCGACGAGGACGTGGACCGTAAACACTGG GGAAAGTTCCAGGCTTTTTACCAGTATGCAAAAACATTTAACTCTGATGACTTTGATTATGAAGATCTAAAAAATGGGGACTATGTCTTCATGAGATGGAAG GAGCAGTTCCTAGTCCCAGATCACACCATCAAGGACATCAGTGGTGCTTCCTTTGCTGGTTTCTATTACATCTGCTTCCAGAAGTCAGCAGCATCTATAGAGGGCTATTACTACCATAGGAGTTCAGAATG GTATCAGTCGTTGAATTTAACGCACGTTCCTGAGCACAGTGCTCCTATCTACGAGTTCCGATGA